The Kocuria flava nucleotide sequence GGGGACGTCGAGCCTGGCCAGCTTGCCCGAGGCCGTGAAGCGCTCGGTGGCCTTGGAGCCGGCCTCGACCGCCGTGCCCTCGTTCTCCTTGCGCGTGTCCGCACCGGTCTGCGTCATGGTGTCCTCCCTGGACGGTCTGTGTTCGCGGATGGTCCCGCCGGCGCCCCGACGGGGCGCCGCGCCGGCTGTGACTGCCGACACACGGGAACGTCCCGTTCAGCGTAGCGACCCGGATCAGGACGAAACAAATATCAATTAGCCCTGTTCTGTGCACAGAATTCGGCAAAAACACCCCCTGGGTCAGTCCTAGGGGTTCGCCTGATGTGAGCGTGGTCACGAGCGCCCAGACTGGAGGGCACACCATTCGGCGTGGGTTCCGCGCGGACCCCGGCCGACCTGCACCGTCCCCCGACGAAGGAGCACGTCATGACCGAGAACCTGACCCACGTCCGCGAGGTCCTCTCCGACGCCGTGGTCGACGACCGCGAGAACGGCGTCATCCGCGCCAAGCGCGAGATCTTCACCGACGAGGAGATCTTCGAGCTGGAGATGAAGTACATCTTCGAGGGCAACTGGGTCTACCTCGCCCACGAGTCGCAGATCCCGAACGTCGGCGACTACTTCACGACCTACATCGGGCGCACCCCCGTGGTGATCACCCGCGACAAGGAGGAGAAGCTCAACTGCATCGTCAACGCCTGCTCCCACCGCGGCGCGATGCTGTGCCGGCGCAAGACCGACAACCGGACCACCTTCACCTGCCCGTTCCACGGCTGGACCTTCAAGAACTCCGGTGAGCTGCTCAAGGTCAAGGACGGCCGCAACGGCGGCTACCCCGAGAACTTCAACAAGAACGGCTCCCACGACCTGACCAAGGTGGCCCGCTTCGAGTCCTACCGCGGCTTCCTCTTCGGCTCCCTCAACCCGGACGTGCTGCCCCTCGAGGAGCACCTGGGCGACGCCACCAAGGTCATCGACTCCATCGTCGACCAGTCCCCGGAGGGCCTCGAGGTGCTGCGCGGGGCCTCCACCTACACCTACGACGGCAACTGGAAGGTCCAGGCGGAGAACGGCGCCGACGGCTACCACGTGACCTCGGTGCACTGGAACTACGCGGCCACCACCGCCCGCCGCACCGCCGGCGACTCCGCCAACAAGACCAAGGCCATGGACGCCGGCAAGTGGGGCAAGGTCAAGGGCGGGTTCTACTCGTTCGAGCACGGCCACCTGCTGCTGTGGCAGGAGTGGACCAACCCCCAGGACCGCCCGCTGTGGGACCGCCGCGACGAGCTCGTCGAGAAGTACGGCGAGGAGATGGCGAACTTCATGATCAACATCTCGCGCAACCTGTGCGTCTACCCGAACGTCTACATCATGGACCAGTTCTCCTCGCAGATCCGCCACTTCCGGCCGATCTCCGCGGACCAGACCGAGGTGACCATCTACTGCATCGCCCCCAAGGGCGAGTCCGCGGAGAACCGCGCCAAGCGCATCCGCCAGTACGAGGACTTCTTCAACGCGACCGGCATGGCGACCCCGGACGACCTCGAGGAGTTCCGTTCCTGCAACAAGACCTACTGGGCCAGGACCGCGAAGTGGAACGACATGACCCGCGGCTCCGCCCACGAGATCCAGGGCCCCGACGAGCAGGCCCGGGCGCTGGGGATGGACCGCGTCATCGCCTCCGGCATGCGCACCGAGGACGAGGGCCTCTACCCGATCCAGCACACCTTCTGGAAGGAGGTCATGGACAAGGGCCTGGCCGAGGAGGAGCGCGAGGCCGAGCACGCCGCCCCCGTCACCGCCTGACCCCTCTTCCCCCGGATCAAGGAGCTTCCACCATGGCCAATCTGCTCAACCCCGTCGCCGCGCTGAAGACCGCCGACGAGATCGCCACCCTCGAGACCGTCCGTGCCTTCCTCTACAAGGAGGCGCGCCTGCTGGACGACCGCCGCTTCGACGAGTGGCTCGAGTGCTACTCCCCGGACGCCGAGTTCTGGATGCCCGCGTGGGACGACAACGACGAGCTGACCGAGGACCCCCAGTCCGAGATCTCGCTCATCTACTACGACAACCGCGGCGGGCTCGAGGACCGCGTGTTCCGCATCAAGACGGACCGCTCCTCGGCGACCTCCCTGCCGGACCCGCGCACCGGGCACAACGTCACCGACGTGGAGATCCTGGCGCACGAGGGCGACACCGTGCAGGTCCGCTACAACTGGTTCACCCTCTACTTCCGCTACAACACGACGGACACCTACTTCGGCACGACCTTCGTCGACCTCGACCTCTCCGGCGAGCAGCCGGTGATCACGAAGAAGAAGGTCGTCCTGAAGAACGACTACATCCACCACGTCGTGGACATCTACATGATCTGACGGGCCCCACCGGCCGGTGCCCGGCGCTCCCCGCCGGGCACCGGCCGCCCCGTCCCGCCCGCGGCCGCCCGCGGGCGCCACCGCACGCACTTTCCCCGGACCGGCCGCCGCCGGTCCCACCCCCAGGAGGACAGCATGGGCCATCAGGTAGCCCTCAACTTCGAGGACGGCGTCACCAAGGTCGTCAAGGTCGGCGACTTCGAGACCGTCATGGACGCCGCGTACAAGGCGCGGATCAACATCCCCGCGGACTGCCGGGACGGCGCCTGCGGCACCTGCAAGGCCTTCTGCGACTCCGGCTCCTTCGACCCGGGGGACTTCATCGACGACGCGATGACCGAGGAGGAGCTCGAGAAGGGCTACGTCCTCACCTGCCAGGCGGTCCCCGAGTCGGACATGTCCATCCAGATCCCGGCGACCTCCGAGTCCGCGAAGACCTCCGCCTCGTCCTTCACGGCGACCCTCAAGGAGCTCGACAAGCACTCCGAGTCGACGATCTCCTTCACCCTGGAGTTCCCGGACCGGGAGGACCTCGCCTTCCTGCCGGGCCAGTACGTCAACATCAAGGTCCCCGGCACCGACGCCGAGCGCTCCTACTCGTTCAGCAGCGGCCCCGCCGTGCAGGACTGCTCGTTCATGGTCCGCATCACCCCGCAGGGCGCGATGTCGGAGCACCTGCGCGACCGTGCCCAGGTCGGCGACACCGTGGAGTTCTCCGGCCCCTACGGCTCCTTCTTCCTGCGCGAGCCCAAGCGCCCGCTGCTGCTGCTGGCCGGCGGCACCGGGCTGGCCCCGCTGCTGTCGATCCTCGAGAAGCTCTCGGAGAACCCGCCGTCCACCCCCGTGCACCTGATCTACGGCGTGACCCGCGAGGCCGACATCGTGGGCCTCGACCGGATCCGCGCCTACGAGGAGAAGCTGCCGGCGTTCACGTGGGACTACATCGCCTCCGAGGAGGGCACCTCCGCCCCCCACACCGGCTACGTCACCCAGATCATCGAGCCGGCCCACCTCAACGACGGCGACGTCGACATCTACCTGTGCGGCCCGCCCCCCATGGTCAACGCCGTCTCCAAGTGGCTCGACGACGAGGGCGTGCAGCCGGCGAACTTCTACTTCGAGCGCTTCGCCCCGAAGGAGACCACGGGCGGCGACGCCGAGACCGGCGCTCCCCCGAGCCCCGAGCAGATCGCCGCCGAGGGCGACACCATGACCCGTTCCGAGGCCGTGTCCTCGCTGGAGACCGGGATCCTGGAGTTCCGCAAGGAGGACAGCTTCGCCCACCTGGACGCGCGCATGGGCCTCGAGCTCGCCGTCACGGAACTGATGACGGGCCGGCTCAGCGAGGAGCAGCTCGAGCAGTTCCGCCGCCTCGCCGAGGCCACCACCCGCTCCGTGGGCGAGGGCACCGTCTCCGACCCGGAGGAGTACGTGCGCACCAACGAGGAGTTCCACGAGTACCTGTTCCTGGTCTGCGACAACCCCACCCTGCTGGAGTCCTACCGCCGGCTGGACGTGCGCGAGCAGATGGCGGCGACCTTCGAGAAGGGCACCGAGATCTTCGCCCGCGTGGCCCAGGACCACCTGGACGTCGTCGAGGCCTTCGAGCGCGGGGACAAGGAGCGGGCCCGGGAGGTCATCATGGCCCACGCCCGGGACGCCAAGGAGACCATGTCCGGGGCGATCGACGCGAAGGAGGCCGGCCGCTGATGCCCGCACCGTACGCGGGGCAGTTCACGACCCCGGGCCGCTTCGCCGGCAAGGCCGTCCTGGTGACGGGCTCCGCCCAGGGCATCGGCCGCCGGGTGGCCGAGCGGATCGCCGCCGAGGGCGGCGCCGTCGTCCTCGTCGACCGGGCCGAGCTCGTGCACGAGGTCGCCCGGGAGATCGACGCCGCGGCCGCGGGCGGATCGGCCACCGCGGCGACCGCGGACCTCGAGACCTTCGAGGGCGCTCAGCAGGCCGTCGAGGCGGCGCTGGCCGCCCACGGGCGGGTCGACGTGCTCGTCAACAACGTGGGCGGGGCCATCTGGATGCGCCCCTTCGAGACCTTCGGCCCCGAGCAGATCCAGAAGGAGATCACCCGGTCCCTGTTCCCCACCCTGTGGATGTGCCGGGCCGTGCTGCCGGCGATGCTCGAGGCCGGCGGCGGCACGATCGTCAACGTGTCCTCGAACGCGACCCGCGGCATCCACCGGGTGCCCTACTCCGCGGCGAAGGCCGGGGTCAACGGCATCACCCAGGCCCTGGCCATGGAGACCGCCGGGCGCGGGATCCGGGTCGTGGCCACCGCCCCCGGCGGCACCGAGGCCCCGCCGCGCACCGTCCAGCGCGGGCCCGGTCCCGAGGGGGAGCGCGAGGAGCAGTGGGTGCGGGACGTCGTGGAGCAGGTGACGGAGTCCTCCTTCCTGAAGCGCTACGCCACCCTGGACGAGCAGGCCGCCCCGATCGTGTTCCTCGCCTCCGACGAGGCCTCCTACGTCACCGGCAGCGTCCTGCCGGTGGCCGGCGGGGACCTCGGCTGAGGCCCACGGGCACCCGTGAGCAGGGCCCGCCGTACCGCCGCAGCAGCCCGCCGGGCTAGACTCGCGGGCATGACGGCGGGCCCTCCTCACACCGATCCCGGGGAGGAGCTCCCCCTCGTGGGCCGCGCAGAGCTCGTCGAGCAGCTGCTCGAGACCCTGCGCACCGTGCGCAAGGGGCACATGCGCACGGTCGTGATCAGCGGCCCCCCCGGCTCCGGGAAGACCGCCGTGCTCGACCTGCTCATCGAGCACTGC carries:
- the benC gene encoding benzoate 1,2-dioxygenase electron transfer component BenC yields the protein MGHQVALNFEDGVTKVVKVGDFETVMDAAYKARINIPADCRDGACGTCKAFCDSGSFDPGDFIDDAMTEEELEKGYVLTCQAVPESDMSIQIPATSESAKTSASSFTATLKELDKHSESTISFTLEFPDREDLAFLPGQYVNIKVPGTDAERSYSFSSGPAVQDCSFMVRITPQGAMSEHLRDRAQVGDTVEFSGPYGSFFLREPKRPLLLLAGGTGLAPLLSILEKLSENPPSTPVHLIYGVTREADIVGLDRIRAYEEKLPAFTWDYIASEEGTSAPHTGYVTQIIEPAHLNDGDVDIYLCGPPPMVNAVSKWLDDEGVQPANFYFERFAPKETTGGDAETGAPPSPEQIAAEGDTMTRSEAVSSLETGILEFRKEDSFAHLDARMGLELAVTELMTGRLSEEQLEQFRRLAEATTRSVGEGTVSDPEEYVRTNEEFHEYLFLVCDNPTLLESYRRLDVREQMAATFEKGTEIFARVAQDHLDVVEAFERGDKERAREVIMAHARDAKETMSGAIDAKEAGR
- the benA gene encoding benzoate 1,2-dioxygenase large subunit, with product MTENLTHVREVLSDAVVDDRENGVIRAKREIFTDEEIFELEMKYIFEGNWVYLAHESQIPNVGDYFTTYIGRTPVVITRDKEEKLNCIVNACSHRGAMLCRRKTDNRTTFTCPFHGWTFKNSGELLKVKDGRNGGYPENFNKNGSHDLTKVARFESYRGFLFGSLNPDVLPLEEHLGDATKVIDSIVDQSPEGLEVLRGASTYTYDGNWKVQAENGADGYHVTSVHWNYAATTARRTAGDSANKTKAMDAGKWGKVKGGFYSFEHGHLLLWQEWTNPQDRPLWDRRDELVEKYGEEMANFMINISRNLCVYPNVYIMDQFSSQIRHFRPISADQTEVTIYCIAPKGESAENRAKRIRQYEDFFNATGMATPDDLEEFRSCNKTYWARTAKWNDMTRGSAHEIQGPDEQARALGMDRVIASGMRTEDEGLYPIQHTFWKEVMDKGLAEEEREAEHAAPVTA
- a CDS encoding 1,6-dihydroxycyclohexa-2,4-diene-1-carboxylate dehydrogenase translates to MPAPYAGQFTTPGRFAGKAVLVTGSAQGIGRRVAERIAAEGGAVVLVDRAELVHEVAREIDAAAAGGSATAATADLETFEGAQQAVEAALAAHGRVDVLVNNVGGAIWMRPFETFGPEQIQKEITRSLFPTLWMCRAVLPAMLEAGGGTIVNVSSNATRGIHRVPYSAAKAGVNGITQALAMETAGRGIRVVATAPGGTEAPPRTVQRGPGPEGEREEQWVRDVVEQVTESSFLKRYATLDEQAAPIVFLASDEASYVTGSVLPVAGGDLG
- the benB gene encoding benzoate 1,2-dioxygenase small subunit: MANLLNPVAALKTADEIATLETVRAFLYKEARLLDDRRFDEWLECYSPDAEFWMPAWDDNDELTEDPQSEISLIYYDNRGGLEDRVFRIKTDRSSATSLPDPRTGHNVTDVEILAHEGDTVQVRYNWFTLYFRYNTTDTYFGTTFVDLDLSGEQPVITKKKVVLKNDYIHHVVDIYMI